The sequence below is a genomic window from Mycobacterium spongiae.
TTTCCGGGGACCGTCTGACTCGGGAGCCTCCGGCCACGCGAAAATCGTGGCCTGCGTTTGTGCATCCAGCCCCGCACCGCGGGCGATCCGGCGATGGTGCTGGAGCTCGTACTCGCAAGAGCGTAGGTGCGCGACCCGCAAGATCACCAGCTCGGTATCGGCGCGGGGCAGCCGTCCGCGCAGGAGCCGCCCGCCGTAGAGCAGGAAAGCCCAAAACAGCGACTGGCGATAACCCAGCGTGGCGAACAGGTGCATCCTCGGCGCCCGCAGCACGCGGGCGCCCACCTTGGCGATCACCCAATTGATCGGCCCGAGCTGGCGCAATCCGCCGGGCGGGATGCGCGCGATATCGCCAGATTGCGCCTCGGTCATGCCGGCTTCACCAGGTACGGGGACACGGTGCTGCGGTGCGCGTCGAGGTCCAATGCGCGCCCCAGGGCGGGGAATGCCCGCTGCGGACAGTTGTCGCGTTCGCACACGCGGCATCCCGCGCCGATTGGTGTAGCCACAATATTCGGGTCGCCCGACAAGTCGAGTCCTTCCGAGTAGGCGAGCCGGTGAGCGTGGCGGAGTTCGCAGCCCAGCCCGATCGCGAAGGTCTTACCGGGCTGACCATACCGGGCGGCGCGGCGCTCGACAGTTCTGGCCACCCACAGGTAGTTGCGGCCGTCCGGCATCTGGGCGATCTGCACCAGGATTTTGCCCGGGTTGGCAAACGTCTCGTAGACGTTCCACAGGGGGCAGGTGCCGCCGCTGGAAGAGAAGTGAAAGCCGGTGGCCGACTGGCGCTTTGACATGTTCCCAGCCCGGTCGACGCGGACGAAGGAGAACGGTACGCCACGCATGGACGGCCGTTGCAGTGTCGACAAGCGGTGTGCGATGGTCTCGTAGCTCACCGAGTAGAACGCCGACAACCGCTCGACGTCGTAGCGGAAGTTCTCCGCAACATCATGAAACTGGCGGTAGGGCAGCACCGCGGCGGCGGCGAAGTAGTTGGCAAGGCCGAGCCGCGCCAGCGTGCGCGACTCGTCGCTGGTGAACTTGCCTTCGGTGACCATGCTGTCGATCAGGTCGCCAAATTCGAGATATGCCAGTTCGGCGGCCATCTTGAACACCTGCTGACCCCATGCCAGGTGGCTACTGATCTCGAGTGTCTTCGTAGTCGGGTCATAGTGGTGCAGCACGGTATCGCCGAGATCAATCCGCTTGGCGATGCGTACTCCATGCAACTCGGTGAGTCGACGGGTCAATTCGCGGGACAGGTCGCCGTGGTGCATCCGCATTTTGGTCGTGAGGTCTTCAGCGGCGGTGTCCAGCTCGTGCAGATAGTTCTGGCGTTGGTAGAAATAGTCGCGCACCTCTTCGTGCGGCATGGTGATTGATCCGGTACCGCTGCCATCAAAGAATCGCTCCTCGGTGGCAGCGGCCAGCTGGGCGGTGGTGATCCGATAGCGTCGATGCAGATTGACCATCGCGCGAGCCAGGCCGGGATGAACACTGACCAATTCGGCGACTTCAGTCGGGGCGATGTCGACGTCCAGATCGCGGTCCATGGTCACCTCGCGGAGCTCGGCGATCAGACGCGTGTCGTCCTGAGAGGCAAAAAAGGTCGCGTCGACCCCGAACACCTCGGTGATCCGCAGGAGGACCGCCACGGTCAGCGGGCGAACGTCGTGCTCGATCTGGTTGAGGTAGCTCGGTGATATCTCGAGCATCTGAGCCAGCGCGGCCTGGCTGAAACCGCGCTCGCTGCGTAGCTGGCGCACACGTGCGCCGACATACGTCTTCGACACCTGGTCAAGCCTACCTGGCGTTGCGAAGGCTTCATTAGCAGAGTTCGCACCGGCGCGCGATTGGTGTTTCCGTGACGTCATTGGCATGATTCGCACCGGCGATCTCGGGTTGATCTGAGGCACCGACGAGGAGGAAACGGGGACTTAGCCGTGAGCCTGGACAAAGAATTGATGCCCGTGCCCGACGGTCACCCCGATGTGTTCGATCGCGAATGGCCACTGCGCGTCGGCGATATCGAGCGCACGGGCCGCCTGCGGTTGGACGCTGCTGCCCGGCATATTCAAGACATCGGCCAGGACCAGCTGCGCGAAATGGGCTTCGAGGAAACCCACCCGCTGTGGATCGTGCGCCGCACCATGGTCGATCTGGTCCGACCCATCGAATTCCAGGACATGCTGAGATGCCGGCGCTGGTGCTCGGGTACTTCGAATCGCTGGTGTGAGATGCGGGTCCGGATCGATGGACGCAAGAGCGGGCTGATCGAGTCCGAGGCGTTCTGGATCCATGTCAATAAGGAAACGGAGATGCCGGCGCGCATCGCCGACGACTTCCTGGCGGGTCTGCACAAGACCACCGCCGTTGATCGGCTTCGGTGGAAGAGCTATGTGAAGCCCGGGACCCGCGAGGACGCCACGGAAATCCACGAGTTCCCGGTCCGGGTCACCGATATTGACCTCTTCGACCACATGAACAACTCGGTGTACTGGAGTGTGATCGAGGACTACTTGTGGTCCCACCCGGAGTTGCTGCGCGGGCCGCTGCGCGTCACGATCGAACACGAGGCGCCGGTTGCGCTAGGCGACAAGCTGGAGATCATTGCGCACGTTCACCCGGCGGGCTCGACCGACCAGTTCGGTCCCGGCCTGACCGATCGCGCTGTTACAACGCTCACATACGCCGTCGGCGACGAGACGAAGGCCGTCGCCGCGCTGTTCGCTCTGTAGGCCTCGGCGCCGAATCGCCCGCCTTCTCGGAAACGCCGCTTCACCTGCGGATTGTGGTTACTGGCCAGTAGCTACTGTAACGGTTCAGTAATCTCACTCCTTCGCAACATTAGCAAAATTCGGCTGCGGCATTGCGGAAATTTGCAAGTGGAATCGGTAGACGATGTCGATGAGCTGTGCCATCGTCGACTTAGCACGCAAGTGAAGTTGAGTCCCGGCGCCGCCGCAAGATGGTCCGGCATTCAACAGCCGATTCACCAGCCATGGATGGTTGTCAGCCGTTCATCGGCCTGGTGATAGGCCCGGAAGAGCATGAAGGAGCAGCCCGATGTCTGTCGTTGGCACCCCGAAAAGCGCTGAGCAGATCCAGCACGACTGGGACCACAACCCGCGCTGGCGGGGCATCACCCGCACGTACACTCCCCAGGATGTCGTGGCCCTTCAGGGGCACGTCGTCGAGGAGCACACCTTGGCACGCCGTGGCGCCGAAGTGCTGTGGGAGCAGTTGCACGACCTGGAGTTCGTCAACGCGCTGGGCGCGCTGACCGGCAACATGGCTGTCCAACAAGTGCGCGCCGGCCTCAAGGCGATCTACTTGTCTGGTTGGCAGGTGGCCGGCGACGCCAACCTGTCGGGCCACACCTACCCCGACCAAAGCCTGTACCCAGCCAATTCGGTGCCCCAGGTCGTCCGGCGTATCAACAACGCATTGCTGCGCGCCGATGAGATTGCCAAAGTCGAAGGCGACCGTTCAGTCGGCAACTGGTTGGTGCCGATCGTCGCCGACGGTGAGGCGGGCTTCGGTGGTGCGCTCAACGTCTACGAGCTGCAGAAAGCCATGATCGCCGCTGGTGTCGCCGGTTCGCACTGGGAGGACCAGCTGGCATCCGAGAAGAAGTGCGGCCACCTGGGTGGCAAGGTGCTCATCCCCACTCAGCAGCACATTCGCACCCTGACCTCGGCTCGATTGGCGGCTGACGTCGCAGACGTGCCGACCGTTGTCATCGCGCGTACTGATGCCGAGGCGGCCACGTTGATCACCTCCGATGTCGACGAGCGCGACCGCCGATTCATTGCCGGCGACCGCACCAAGGAAGGCTTCTACCGCGTGAAGAATGGCCTCGAGCCCTGCATCGCGCGCGCCAAGGCCTACGCGCCGTTTGCTGATCTGATCTGGATGGAGACCGGCACGCCGGACCTGGAGCTGGCGAAGAAGTTTGCTGAGAGCGTCAAGGCTGAGTTCCCGGACCAGATGCTGGCCTACAACTGCTCGCCATCGTTCAACTGGCGCAAGCACCTCGACGACGCCACCATCGCGAAGTTCCAGAAAGAGCTGGGTGCTATGGGGTTCAAGTTCCAGTTCATCACGCTGGCCGGTTTCCACGCCCTGAACTACTCGATGTTCGATCTGGCCTATGGTTACGCGCGCAACCAGATGAGCGCCTACGTCGAACTGCAGGAGCGTGAGTTTGCCGCCGAGGAGCGCGGCTACACGGCCACCAAGCACCAGCGCGAAGTTGGTGCGGGCTACTTCGACCGGATTGCCACCACGGTGGACCCGACGTCGTCGACGACGGCTTTGGCCGGCTCCACCGAAGAGGGCCAGTTCCACTGAGCGGCTGCTCGCCGCTGGGGAAGTAGCATAGGCCCCGCCCAGCCAACCTGGGCGGGGCCTGTTGCGCTGTCGGACACCATTCGTAGGAAAGAGAACAAACTGTGAGCGATGCGGCGATTCAGCGGGTCGGGGTTGTCGGGGCTGGGCAGATGGGGTCGGGCATTGCCGAGGTCTGCGCGCGTGCCGGCGTCGACGTGGCGGTTTTCGAAGGCACCGAGGCGCTGATCACCGCCGGACGCAACCGCATTGTGAAGTCTCTTGAGCGCGGCGTCAGCGCGGGCAAAGTGACTGAACGCGAGCGCGACCGTGCGCTCGCCACGTTGTCGTTCACGACTGACCTGAGCGATTTTGCTGACCGGCAGCTTGTGATCGAAGCCATTGTGGAGGACGAGGCCGTCAAGGCCCGAGTCTTCTCCGAACTGGACCAAGTGGTCACCGATCCCGACGCGGTGCTCGCGTCGAACACCTCCAGCATCCCCATCATGAAAATCGCTGCGGCGACCAAGCATCCGCAGCGTGTGCTGGGCTTGCACTTCTTCAATCCGGTCCCGGTGCTGCCGCTGGTTGAGTTGGTCTGCACCCTGGCCACCGACGAGGCTGCCGCCACCCGCACCGAAGAGTTTGCCAGCGCGATCCTAGGCAAACAGGTCGTTCGATGTTCGGATCGGTCCGGCTTCGTGGTGAACGCGCTACTGGTGCCGTACTTGCTGTCGGCGATCCGGATGGTCGAGGCGGGATTTGCCACCATCGAAGATGTCGACAAGGCAGTCGTCGCGGGGCTGTCGCATCCTATGGGACCCCTGCGGCTTTCCGACCTTGTTGGCCTGGATACGCTCAAGTTGATTGCGGACAAGATGTTTGAGGAATTCAAGGAGCCGCAGTACGGGCCGCCTCCGCTGTTGCTGCGGATGGTTGAGGCGGGCCGGTTGGGCAAAAAATCGGGTCGAGGTTTCTACACGTACTGAAGCTTCCGAGCCGGCCGCAGGCGCCCCTTATGCCCGGTTCGCCGGGCTCCGGCGGCCAAGCCGTGATCGTGTGACAGCGGTTGTCGGTATCCGGTAGTATTTTTCGCGATCAGCAGACGAGAGGCATTTCCACACATGACTGACTTGAGGCCTTTTTACGAAGAGTCGCAATCCATCTATGACGTTTCCGATGAGTTTTTTGCGCTATTTCTTGACCCCACGATGGCCTACACCTGCGCGTACTTCGAACGCGATGACATGACTTTGGAAGAGGCGTCTAACGCGAAGTTCGATCTCGCCTTGGGCAAACTGAATCTAGAGCCCGGGATGACGCTCCTCGATATCGGGTGCGGCTGGGGTGGCGGGCTGCAGCGAGCGATAGAGAAGTACGACGTCAACGTCATTGGTATTACCCTCAGTCGCAATCAGTTCGAGTACAGCAAGGCCAAACTCGCGAAGATCCCGACCGAGCGCTCCGTGGAGGTGCGATTGCAAGGTTGGGAGGAATTCGAGGACAAGGTCGACCGGATCGTCACCATCGGTGCTTTCGAGGCGTTCAAGATGGAGCGCTATTCGGCCTTCTTCGAGCGATCCTATAACATCCTTCCCGACGATGGCCGGATGTTGTTGCACACGATTCTCACCTATACCCAGAAACAAATGCATGAAATGGGTGTCAAGGTGACGATGAGCGATATCCGATTCATGCGATTCATCGGTACCGAAATTTTCCCGGGTGGACAGTTGCCGGCGCAGGAAGACATTTTCAAGTTCGCACAGGCGGCCGGTTTTTCCGTCGAAAGAGTCCAATTGTTGCAAAAGCACTACGAGCGGACGCTGAATATCTGGGCGGCAAACCTGAAAGCGAACAAAGACCGAGCCATCGCCATGCAGTCTGAAGCCATATACGACAAGTACATGCACTATCTGAC
It includes:
- a CDS encoding acyl-[acyl-carrier-protein] thioesterase — translated: MSLDKELMPVPDGHPDVFDREWPLRVGDIERTGRLRLDAAARHIQDIGQDQLREMGFEETHPLWIVRRTMVDLVRPIEFQDMLRCRRWCSGTSNRWCEMRVRIDGRKSGLIESEAFWIHVNKETEMPARIADDFLAGLHKTTAVDRLRWKSYVKPGTREDATEIHEFPVRVTDIDLFDHMNNSVYWSVIEDYLWSHPELLRGPLRVTIEHEAPVALGDKLEIIAHVHPAGSTDQFGPGLTDRAVTTLTYAVGDETKAVAALFAL
- a CDS encoding carboxymuconolactone decarboxylase family protein, which produces MTEAQSGDIARIPPGGLRQLGPINWVIAKVGARVLRAPRMHLFATLGYRQSLFWAFLLYGGRLLRGRLPRADTELVILRVAHLRSCEYELQHHRRIARGAGLDAQTQATIFAWPEAPESDGPRKVLSARQQALLQATDELITNRSVTADTFQQLATHLNRQRLIEFCMLATQYDGIAATVTALAIPLDNPVDKR
- a CDS encoding 3-hydroxybutyryl-CoA dehydrogenase; the protein is MSDAAIQRVGVVGAGQMGSGIAEVCARAGVDVAVFEGTEALITAGRNRIVKSLERGVSAGKVTERERDRALATLSFTTDLSDFADRQLVIEAIVEDEAVKARVFSELDQVVTDPDAVLASNTSSIPIMKIAAATKHPQRVLGLHFFNPVPVLPLVELVCTLATDEAAATRTEEFASAILGKQVVRCSDRSGFVVNALLVPYLLSAIRMVEAGFATIEDVDKAVVAGLSHPMGPLRLSDLVGLDTLKLIADKMFEEFKEPQYGPPPLLLRMVEAGRLGKKSGRGFYTY
- the ramB gene encoding acetate metabolism transcriptional regulator RamB, whose product is MSKTYVGARVRQLRSERGFSQAALAQMLEISPSYLNQIEHDVRPLTVAVLLRITEVFGVDATFFASQDDTRLIAELREVTMDRDLDVDIAPTEVAELVSVHPGLARAMVNLHRRYRITTAQLAAATEERFFDGSGTGSITMPHEEVRDYFYQRQNYLHELDTAAEDLTTKMRMHHGDLSRELTRRLTELHGVRIAKRIDLGDTVLHHYDPTTKTLEISSHLAWGQQVFKMAAELAYLEFGDLIDSMVTEGKFTSDESRTLARLGLANYFAAAAVLPYRQFHDVAENFRYDVERLSAFYSVSYETIAHRLSTLQRPSMRGVPFSFVRVDRAGNMSKRQSATGFHFSSSGGTCPLWNVYETFANPGKILVQIAQMPDGRNYLWVARTVERRAARYGQPGKTFAIGLGCELRHAHRLAYSEGLDLSGDPNIVATPIGAGCRVCERDNCPQRAFPALGRALDLDAHRSTVSPYLVKPA
- the aceA gene encoding isocitrate lyase, whose amino-acid sequence is MSVVGTPKSAEQIQHDWDHNPRWRGITRTYTPQDVVALQGHVVEEHTLARRGAEVLWEQLHDLEFVNALGALTGNMAVQQVRAGLKAIYLSGWQVAGDANLSGHTYPDQSLYPANSVPQVVRRINNALLRADEIAKVEGDRSVGNWLVPIVADGEAGFGGALNVYELQKAMIAAGVAGSHWEDQLASEKKCGHLGGKVLIPTQQHIRTLTSARLAADVADVPTVVIARTDAEAATLITSDVDERDRRFIAGDRTKEGFYRVKNGLEPCIARAKAYAPFADLIWMETGTPDLELAKKFAESVKAEFPDQMLAYNCSPSFNWRKHLDDATIAKFQKELGAMGFKFQFITLAGFHALNYSMFDLAYGYARNQMSAYVELQEREFAAEERGYTATKHQREVGAGYFDRIATTVDPTSSTTALAGSTEEGQFH
- a CDS encoding cyclopropane mycolic acid synthase family methyltransferase, translating into MTDLRPFYEESQSIYDVSDEFFALFLDPTMAYTCAYFERDDMTLEEASNAKFDLALGKLNLEPGMTLLDIGCGWGGGLQRAIEKYDVNVIGITLSRNQFEYSKAKLAKIPTERSVEVRLQGWEEFEDKVDRIVTIGAFEAFKMERYSAFFERSYNILPDDGRMLLHTILTYTQKQMHEMGVKVTMSDIRFMRFIGTEIFPGGQLPAQEDIFKFAQAAGFSVERVQLLQKHYERTLNIWAANLKANKDRAIAMQSEAIYDKYMHYLTGCENFFRKGISNIGQFTLTK